From Lujinxingia vulgaris, a single genomic window includes:
- a CDS encoding multiheme c-type cytochrome, with amino-acid sequence MELPARFALCALLSTTALLGACERDTPPEDGSQSGEEAEVPEEETITEQEDPVELIEPSALGPKAPAIYFTTGLKGYTEPCGCTADVLLGGIDRITAFVEDSRALHPDTLMIDGGDWLFEYASIEPHMEPQERAKADVLAAAHKSMGTLFSVPGPRDLALGVDFYLEKMNLAGMVPLSANLTLHETTPKATHVAELGEWTVGFVGLTQPALVEEVYQVEARDEEAALRQALSQLPEVDATVLVYQGSPERADELADLAGIDFVIQGHNPEKRVDAVALDEDTFLLEAYDQGRYVGRLKLYGPDAEGDFVDARSASAEEREALRTQIEHVEGNISLLDVRTGGEETPLRKRLQERVDGLKDELARLEREGFEIPEQGRAFLFEAVDMQPGYRLDDAIKKAREDFNADLARLNAQVEREVIPVEDGEPFYIGTAQCATCHVQAHDFWEGTDHASAVATLGERNKAFDQSCIGCHVVGWEKPGGSVLGKITYEAELGGTTFTKDLNNVGCESCHGPGSQHRLQPLDASGTPQHILRKPTEEACATCHVEEHSPRFDFDVYVRQITGEGHSYSGAP; translated from the coding sequence ATGGAACTTCCCGCCCGTTTTGCGCTCTGCGCGCTCCTCTCGACCACCGCGCTTCTGGGGGCCTGTGAGCGCGACACCCCTCCGGAAGATGGCTCGCAGAGCGGCGAGGAGGCCGAGGTCCCCGAGGAGGAGACCATCACCGAGCAGGAAGATCCGGTGGAGCTGATCGAGCCCTCCGCTCTGGGGCCGAAGGCCCCGGCGATTTACTTTACGACCGGGCTCAAAGGTTACACCGAGCCCTGCGGCTGCACCGCCGATGTGCTGCTCGGCGGCATCGATCGCATCACCGCTTTTGTGGAAGACTCCCGCGCCCTGCACCCCGACACCTTGATGATCGACGGCGGCGACTGGCTCTTTGAATACGCGAGCATCGAGCCGCATATGGAGCCCCAGGAGCGCGCCAAGGCCGATGTGCTGGCCGCAGCGCATAAGTCGATGGGCACGCTCTTCTCGGTGCCCGGCCCCCGCGATCTGGCGCTCGGTGTGGACTTTTATCTGGAGAAGATGAACCTGGCCGGCATGGTCCCGCTCTCCGCCAACCTCACATTGCATGAGACGACCCCGAAGGCGACCCACGTGGCCGAGCTCGGTGAGTGGACGGTGGGCTTTGTGGGGCTGACCCAGCCTGCGCTCGTCGAGGAGGTCTACCAGGTTGAAGCGCGCGATGAGGAGGCGGCGCTGCGTCAGGCGCTGAGCCAACTTCCCGAGGTTGACGCCACCGTGCTTGTCTACCAGGGATCGCCCGAGCGCGCCGATGAGCTTGCGGATTTGGCCGGCATCGATTTTGTGATCCAGGGGCACAACCCCGAAAAACGCGTCGACGCGGTGGCGCTCGACGAGGACACCTTCCTGCTCGAAGCCTACGACCAGGGGCGCTACGTGGGCCGGCTCAAACTCTACGGGCCGGATGCCGAGGGCGACTTTGTCGACGCGCGCTCCGCCAGCGCCGAGGAGCGCGAGGCGCTGCGCACCCAGATCGAACATGTGGAGGGAAACATCAGCCTGCTCGATGTGCGCACCGGCGGCGAGGAGACCCCGCTGCGTAAGCGACTCCAGGAGCGGGTCGACGGTCTCAAAGACGAGCTCGCGCGCCTGGAGCGCGAGGGCTTTGAGATCCCCGAGCAGGGGAGGGCGTTCCTCTTTGAGGCCGTCGATATGCAGCCGGGCTACCGCCTGGACGACGCCATTAAGAAAGCCCGTGAAGACTTCAACGCCGACCTCGCCAGGCTTAACGCCCAGGTGGAGCGCGAGGTGATTCCGGTCGAAGATGGCGAGCCCTTCTACATTGGCACCGCGCAGTGCGCGACCTGCCACGTGCAGGCCCACGACTTCTGGGAGGGCACCGACCACGCCTCAGCGGTGGCCACGCTGGGGGAGCGTAACAAGGCCTTCGACCAGAGCTGCATCGGTTGCCACGTGGTGGGCTGGGAGAAGCCCGGGGGCAGTGTGCTCGGAAAGATCACGTATGAGGCCGAGCTCGGCGGCACGACCTTCACCAAAGATCTGAACAACGTCGGCTGTGAGAGCTGCCACGGGCCGGGCTCCCAGCATCGCCTGCAGCCGCTCGACGCCAGCGGCACGCCCCAGCACATCCTGCGCAAGCCCACCGAGGAGGCCTGCGCCACCTGCCACGTCGAGGAGCACTCGCCACGCTTTGATTTTGATGTCTACGTGCGCCAGATCACCGGTGAGGGGCATAGCTACTCGGGCGCGCCCTGA
- a CDS encoding sigma-54-dependent transcriptional regulator has translation MNELRVLIIDDEESIRHMLSMTLRKEGCTLRAVENGEDGLKELIANTYDVVLCDVRMPKMGGLELLDELRNRQIETMVIVMSAFGNRELAIDALKRGAYDYIDKPFTRDEIVLTLAKASERLRLGRENEELRARVSNQKGLGRLIGQSEPMQQVFATLKRVATFKSTVLLTGESGTGKELAARAIHELSPRSKGPFVAINCGAIPEALLESELFGHVRGAFTDASSDHEGLFQAASGGTLFLDEIAELPLSLQVKLLRVLQEGEVRRVGDTKSVPVDVRIVAASLHDMAKRVEEGLFREDLFYRINVIALRLPALRERPVDIPLLVRHFIEEQNQRQGTSVRSVDPQALEALTRYAWPGNVRELYNAIERGVVMSASEHITLDDLPPQLRQAQSPLQAVLSGDELSIKKLSAELERILITRALERTEGNRSAAARLLEISHRALLYKLKDYAIDA, from the coding sequence ATGAATGAGCTGCGCGTTTTAATCATCGACGATGAAGAGAGCATCCGTCACATGCTCTCGATGACGCTGCGCAAAGAAGGCTGCACGCTGCGCGCGGTCGAAAACGGCGAAGACGGCCTCAAAGAGCTCATCGCCAACACCTACGACGTGGTCTTATGCGATGTGCGCATGCCGAAGATGGGCGGGCTGGAACTGCTCGATGAGCTGCGCAACCGCCAGATCGAGACGATGGTCATCGTGATGAGCGCGTTTGGAAACCGCGAGCTCGCCATCGACGCCCTCAAACGCGGGGCTTACGACTACATCGACAAACCTTTTACCCGCGACGAGATCGTGCTCACCCTGGCCAAAGCCAGCGAGCGGCTGCGCCTGGGCCGCGAAAACGAGGAGCTGCGCGCCCGAGTCAGCAATCAGAAGGGGCTGGGTCGCCTCATTGGCCAGTCGGAGCCGATGCAGCAGGTCTTCGCCACGCTCAAGCGCGTGGCCACCTTCAAGTCCACCGTGCTCCTCACCGGGGAGTCGGGCACGGGCAAAGAGCTCGCTGCGCGCGCTATTCACGAGCTCTCCCCGCGCAGCAAGGGGCCTTTTGTGGCCATCAACTGCGGCGCCATCCCCGAGGCCCTGCTCGAGAGCGAACTTTTCGGCCATGTGCGCGGCGCGTTCACCGACGCCAGCAGCGATCACGAAGGGCTCTTTCAGGCGGCCAGCGGCGGCACACTCTTTCTCGATGAGATCGCCGAGCTGCCGCTCTCCCTGCAGGTCAAACTTCTGCGCGTGCTCCAGGAGGGGGAGGTGCGGCGGGTGGGCGACACCAAAAGCGTGCCGGTGGATGTGAGGATTGTGGCCGCCTCGCTGCACGATATGGCAAAGCGCGTGGAGGAGGGGCTCTTTCGCGAGGATCTTTTCTACCGCATCAACGTCATCGCGCTGCGGCTGCCGGCGTTGCGCGAGCGCCCTGTCGATATCCCGCTGCTGGTGCGTCACTTCATCGAGGAGCAGAACCAGCGTCAGGGGACCTCGGTGCGCAGCGTCGACCCGCAGGCCCTGGAGGCGCTCACCCGCTACGCCTGGCCGGGCAACGTGCGCGAGCTCTACAACGCCATCGAGCGCGGGGTCGTGATGAGCGCCTCCGAGCACATCACCCTCGACGATCTTCCCCCCCAGCTTCGCCAGGCGCAGAGCCCGCTGCAGGCCGTGCTCAGCGGCGATGAGCTCTCCATCAAGAAGCTCTCCGCCGAGCTTGAGCGCATCCTGATCACCCGCGCGCTCGAGCGCACCGAGGGCAACCGCAGCGCTGCGGCGCGCCTGCTGGAGATCAGCCACCGCGCCCTGCTCTACAAGCTCAAAGACTACGCAATTGACGCGTAA
- a CDS encoding sensor histidine kinase, translating into MLVVTLALVALGVGQLHTTETRQQLIAEATRHARTLSQMSPPARTPALVALGDQPDVLFAGEIAPDDAPATTPTFGRYAGRPALFAEVAGVWVVLDTTEAQARADASQRALLLYLGLTLLFTTLVGYAFFSFVVMRPLRAIGVATRRAAGGDLASPIKVLPRNEFGEVGRSFNQMLQTLDAQRAELQERVDALERAHLELRQAQDSLIRSEKLAGIGQLAAGVAHEIGNPLAAVMGYVDLLGDRDLDEESAAEVVARTQAQLSRMRGIIRQLLDYSRPDPHAEPEAVALRPIIEEALELARLSRGGRHCTLALRAPDELRPARAVPGELSQIIVNLLLNALDAMRQADTAEPHLLVELQDTGDALILDILDNGPGIPPELRERIFEPFFSTRDPGEGTGLGLAIALRLAERVGGTLTPGQRLLDGQSCGAHFQLRLLPAED; encoded by the coding sequence GTGCTGGTTGTGACCCTGGCGCTGGTCGCGCTGGGCGTGGGCCAGCTGCACACCACCGAGACGCGCCAGCAGCTTATCGCCGAGGCCACACGCCACGCCCGCACCCTCTCGCAGATGTCGCCACCGGCGCGTACGCCCGCCCTTGTGGCCCTCGGCGACCAGCCCGACGTGCTCTTTGCTGGCGAAATCGCCCCCGATGACGCCCCGGCCACCACACCCACCTTCGGGCGTTACGCCGGGCGTCCGGCGCTCTTTGCCGAAGTGGCGGGCGTGTGGGTCGTGCTCGATACCACCGAGGCACAGGCCCGCGCCGACGCCAGCCAGCGTGCGCTCCTCCTCTACCTGGGGCTCACGCTGCTCTTCACCACCCTTGTTGGCTACGCCTTCTTCTCGTTTGTGGTGATGCGACCGTTGCGGGCCATCGGCGTGGCCACGCGGCGGGCCGCCGGGGGCGATCTGGCAAGCCCTATCAAAGTGCTGCCTCGCAATGAGTTCGGGGAGGTCGGGCGAAGTTTTAATCAGATGCTGCAAACCCTCGACGCCCAGCGCGCCGAGTTGCAGGAGCGTGTCGACGCGCTGGAGCGCGCCCACCTTGAACTTCGACAGGCTCAGGACTCTCTCATCCGCTCCGAAAAACTCGCCGGCATCGGCCAACTGGCTGCGGGTGTGGCCCACGAGATAGGAAACCCGCTGGCCGCGGTGATGGGCTATGTGGATCTTCTGGGCGATCGCGACCTCGATGAGGAGAGCGCCGCCGAAGTTGTGGCCCGCACCCAGGCGCAGCTCTCGCGCATGCGCGGCATCATCCGCCAGCTCCTCGACTACAGCCGCCCCGACCCACACGCCGAACCCGAAGCCGTGGCGCTCCGACCGATCATCGAAGAAGCGCTGGAGCTTGCGCGCTTAAGCCGCGGCGGCCGCCACTGCACCCTGGCGTTGCGCGCGCCTGACGAGCTTCGCCCGGCCCGCGCGGTGCCCGGTGAGCTCAGCCAGATCATCGTCAACCTGCTGCTCAACGCCCTCGACGCGATGCGCCAGGCCGACACCGCCGAGCCGCACCTGCTGGTGGAACTTCAGGACACGGGCGATGCGCTCATCCTCGACATCCTCGACAACGGCCCGGGCATTCCGCCGGAGCTGCGCGAGCGCATCTTTGAGCCCTTCTTCTCCACCCGCGACCCCGGCGAGGGCACCGGCCTGGGGCTGGCCATCGCGCTGCGCCTGGCCGAGCGCGTCGGCGGCACGCTCACGCCGGGCCAGCGACTGCTCGACGGTCAGAGCTGTGGCGCCCACTTCCAGCTTCGACTGCTTCCGGCCGAAGATTGA
- a CDS encoding prepilin peptidase has translation MSVDAFFYVLTAFAFMLGAVVGSFLNVVIYRVPAGLSVVRPGSRCPHCETPIAWYDNVPILSWLILRARCRSCKAHIPARYALVELLMGVLSAGLWLKVSWRHFEMLGEPWRAGFPPPVASLEQLPWSAMGVAFGLYFIFIAMLVVITFVDLDHYLIPHEFTLPTIAVGIVAAFVLNSEKVMSPGSMTGFFPPVTVSMSLIGAVVGAVVVLAIFYLYFAARGVEGIGGGDLTLMALMGAWLGWPALIFIFFAASVQGLIAAGLGTLFGAGFVKDSREILAEDDPREVARRAREAADAGQADEASAPSPVTDAPEPDEAEDEEGGGLAVPFGPFIVLAGLEFFFFGEFIPMYLSMSYLYYGL, from the coding sequence ATGTCCGTCGACGCCTTCTTCTACGTGCTCACCGCCTTCGCCTTTATGCTGGGTGCGGTGGTGGGAAGTTTTCTCAACGTGGTGATCTACCGCGTCCCGGCGGGACTCTCGGTAGTGCGACCGGGCAGCCGATGCCCGCATTGCGAGACGCCGATCGCCTGGTACGACAACGTCCCGATCCTCTCCTGGCTCATCTTAAGGGCGCGCTGCCGCAGCTGTAAGGCGCACATCCCGGCGCGCTACGCGCTGGTGGAGCTCCTGATGGGCGTGCTCTCCGCCGGGCTCTGGCTCAAAGTGTCGTGGCGGCATTTTGAGATGCTCGGGGAGCCCTGGCGCGCCGGATTTCCGCCTCCTGTGGCGAGCCTGGAGCAGCTCCCCTGGAGCGCGATGGGGGTTGCGTTCGGGCTCTACTTCATCTTCATCGCGATGCTGGTGGTGATCACGTTTGTGGACCTGGATCATTATTTGATCCCGCATGAGTTTACGCTCCCGACCATCGCCGTCGGCATCGTCGCGGCCTTTGTGCTCAACAGCGAGAAGGTGATGAGCCCGGGCTCGATGACGGGCTTTTTCCCGCCGGTGACCGTCTCCATGAGCCTCATCGGCGCGGTGGTGGGCGCGGTGGTGGTGCTGGCGATCTTCTACCTCTACTTCGCCGCGCGCGGGGTGGAGGGCATCGGCGGGGGCGACCTGACGCTGATGGCCCTGATGGGCGCCTGGCTGGGGTGGCCGGCGCTGATCTTCATCTTCTTTGCGGCCAGCGTGCAGGGGCTTATCGCCGCGGGCCTGGGCACCCTTTTCGGCGCGGGTTTTGTCAAAGACTCCCGCGAGATCCTCGCCGAAGATGATCCCCGCGAGGTTGCCCGACGCGCCCGCGAAGCGGCCGACGCCGGCCAGGCCGATGAGGCCTCGGCGCCCTCCCCCGTCACCGATGCTCCCGAGCCCGACGAGGCAGAAGACGAGGAGGGAGGCGGACTTGCGGTGCCCTTCGGTCCCTTCATTGTGCTTGCCGGGCTGGAGTTTTTCTTCTTCGGGGAGTTCATCCCGATGTACCTCTCGATGAGCTACCTCTACTACGGGCTCTGA
- a CDS encoding HD domain-containing phosphohydrolase — MVRDEVPSGEIRPVRVLVVDDESTIRDVLVDFLGMEGYDVLAVPTAEQALVALKERPVDVALIDLQMPGMNGIELMEHVCRDHPWAVPLMMTGYGTVETAIAAMKVGAYDYLLKPFKVDEVIRVIERGLEKKRLERENVRLKELVDLYDVTEQLGKSLAEAHVHDLLVETIGVQAEADVVGLWRPSAPGSEVLEEGARWLDASNSAPGLAFLAGITPKVMAGVCTTTSARVLHSEEIAQLGLTTRPLPRSIFCAPLCANDQLLGVLVAARFEPRPAFRESKRKLLAIMVGRAAAAMDNARLYGDLQQTFKQTIQALANILEDRDPYTRGHSDRVSRYARQIAVGMGLKPEEVERIADSALMHDIGKLGIRFEELNKADPLTESEYEMFKSHTTRGKWILQPIRFLHPLIPGVYHHHERWDGRGYPVGLKGEEIPLMARILAVADTYDAMTSHRAYRRALPHEVAMQEIESCAGSQFDPAIVEVFVREMSRQRRDQSSKAERWRALLDPDETPASDDPGPTAAG; from the coding sequence ATGGTGCGCGACGAAGTTCCCTCCGGGGAGATCAGGCCGGTTCGAGTGCTGGTGGTCGACGATGAGTCGACCATCCGCGACGTGCTCGTCGATTTTCTGGGGATGGAGGGCTACGACGTGCTCGCCGTGCCCACCGCCGAGCAGGCGCTGGTGGCGCTCAAAGAGCGCCCGGTCGACGTGGCGCTGATCGACCTGCAGATGCCCGGGATGAACGGCATTGAGCTCATGGAGCATGTCTGCCGCGATCACCCCTGGGCGGTGCCCCTGATGATGACCGGTTACGGCACCGTCGAGACGGCCATCGCCGCGATGAAGGTCGGCGCCTACGACTACCTGCTCAAGCCCTTTAAGGTCGATGAGGTCATCCGCGTGATTGAGCGCGGCCTGGAGAAGAAGCGTCTGGAGCGCGAGAACGTGCGCCTCAAGGAGCTTGTCGATCTTTACGACGTCACCGAGCAGCTCGGCAAAAGCCTGGCCGAGGCCCACGTTCATGATCTTCTGGTGGAGACGATCGGCGTGCAGGCCGAGGCCGACGTGGTGGGGCTGTGGCGGCCGAGCGCGCCGGGGAGCGAGGTGCTCGAAGAGGGCGCGCGCTGGCTCGATGCGTCCAACAGCGCGCCGGGGTTGGCGTTTCTGGCCGGCATCACTCCAAAGGTCATGGCCGGGGTATGCACCACGACGAGTGCGCGGGTGCTTCATAGCGAGGAGATCGCGCAGCTGGGTCTGACGACGCGCCCCTTGCCACGCTCGATCTTCTGCGCGCCGCTGTGCGCCAACGATCAACTTCTGGGTGTGCTGGTCGCCGCGCGTTTTGAGCCGCGGCCGGCCTTTAGGGAGAGCAAACGTAAGTTGCTCGCGATCATGGTCGGGCGCGCGGCCGCCGCGATGGACAATGCGCGCCTCTACGGCGACTTGCAGCAGACCTTTAAGCAGACCATCCAGGCGCTGGCCAACATCCTCGAAGATCGCGATCCCTACACCCGGGGCCACTCCGACCGGGTCAGCCGCTACGCGCGCCAGATCGCCGTGGGCATGGGGCTTAAACCGGAGGAGGTTGAGCGCATCGCCGACAGCGCCCTGATGCACGATATCGGAAAGCTGGGCATCCGCTTTGAAGAGCTCAACAAAGCCGACCCGCTCACCGAGTCGGAGTATGAGATGTTCAAGAGCCACACCACCCGTGGCAAATGGATCTTACAGCCGATTCGTTTTCTGCATCCGCTCATCCCCGGCGTCTACCACCACCATGAGCGCTGGGACGGGCGCGGCTACCCGGTGGGACTGAAGGGCGAGGAGATCCCGCTGATGGCGCGCATCCTGGCGGTGGCCGATACCTACGATGCGATGACCTCGCACCGAGCCTACCGCCGCGCCCTCCCGCACGAGGTCGCCATGCAGGAGATCGAGAGCTGCGCCGGATCGCAGTTCGACCCGGCGATCGTTGAGGTCTTTGTGCGTGAGATGAGCCGGCAGCGCCGCGATCAGAGCTCGAAGGCCGAGCGCTGGCGCGCGCTCCTCGACCCGGATGAGACGCCGGCCTCAGACGACCCCGGTCCCACGGCCGCCGGCTGA
- a CDS encoding sigma-70 family RNA polymerase sigma factor, with product MLKLNEFNRSDSDSPKNEGFEETALTHLDELYATALRYTKNEKDAEDLVQETFIKAYTNWHRFEQGTNCRAWLFTILTNTFINKYRRKKKEREILNADDLRPIEENFFDRERTEFYNSPERESVQKSFTHELQDALEQLSDEFRTVVVLADLNDFSYKEIAHILDCPVGTVMSRLFRGRKMMRELLVETAYERGIIRDMEPFLHEESNRTRRSVRREKLNAIKEERDDDAVEAAS from the coding sequence ATGCTCAAGCTCAACGAATTCAATCGCTCCGACTCCGACTCCCCCAAAAACGAGGGGTTCGAGGAGACGGCCCTCACCCACCTCGATGAGCTCTACGCCACGGCGTTGCGTTATACCAAGAACGAGAAAGACGCCGAGGACCTCGTCCAGGAGACCTTCATCAAGGCCTACACCAACTGGCACCGCTTTGAGCAGGGTACCAACTGCCGGGCCTGGCTCTTTACGATTCTCACCAACACCTTCATCAACAAGTACCGCCGCAAGAAGAAGGAGCGTGAGATCCTCAACGCCGACGACCTTCGCCCCATCGAAGAGAACTTCTTCGATCGCGAGCGCACCGAGTTCTACAACAGCCCGGAGCGCGAGTCGGTGCAGAAGAGTTTTACCCACGAGCTTCAGGATGCTCTGGAGCAGCTCAGCGATGAGTTCCGCACAGTCGTGGTGCTCGCTGACCTCAACGACTTCTCCTACAAGGAGATCGCCCACATCCTGGACTGCCCGGTGGGCACGGTGATGAGCCGGCTCTTCCGCGGACGCAAGATGATGCGCGAGCTGCTGGTGGAGACGGCGTACGAGCGCGGCATCATCCGCGACATGGAGCCCTTCCTTCACGAAGAGTCCAACCGCACCCGACGCTCGGTGCGGCGCGAGAAGCTCAACGCCATCAAGGAAGAGCGCGACGACGACGCGGTGGAAGCTGCCTCCTGA
- the gyrA gene encoding DNA gyrase subunit A, with product MTDSVSIIPINIEEEIRQSYMDYAMSVIIGRALPDVRDGLKPVHRRILFAQHELGNRWNAAYKKSARIVGDVIGKYHPHGDSSVYDALVRLAQDFNMRVPLVDGQGNFGSVDGDPAAAMRYTEVRMARVAQELLSDIDKETVEWIPNYDDTIEEPAVLPTRIPNLLINGSSGIAVGMSTNIPPHNLGEVIRGTLALIENPEIDVEGLMQHIPGPDFPTAGIMYGARGLRDAYAEGRGIIKMRARAIIEEDEKRGKSSIVVTELPYQVNKARLIEKIAELARDKRLEGITDLRDESDRDGMRIVIELRRDMIPAVVLNNLYKMTAMQSSFGIIMLAIVHGQPRIMSLKEVLNHFIDFRRDVVTRRTIYELRKAEERAHILEGLKIALDHLDEVIALIRASASPNEAREGLMSRFALSERQSQAILDMRLQKLTGLERDKILEELAEVLAEIDRLRGILADEKKLMAVIVGELNEVLEAYDDERRTEILHNVTELSDLDLIAEEDMVVTLSHAGYIKRTPLSEYRAQHRGGRGKRGMDTKDEDFVTDMFVASTHTNLLIFTSVGKVYKLMVHELPQGSRTTRGKAVINLLPIEQDEKIKAILPFEEFEEGRYIVTATRQGVIKKTDLMAYANVHAGGIIALGFKDDNDELISVRATGGDDRIFLASSDGQAICFHEEDVRPMGRVAAGVYGMRFREGDTLVGMDVVPAGDDHSTILTITERGYGKRTVLDEYPLQRRGGKGVVTIKTNDRNGMLVGIRVVDDTNELMMITDKGQVLRTRVEQISTYGRNTQGVRVMSLDDDELVVSIAALVAEDEDEALEGEELAEGAEGAEIQGDESPEQAAPTGDDSVDEEPGEDS from the coding sequence ATGACGGATTCGGTCAGCATCATTCCGATCAATATCGAAGAAGAGATCCGCCAGTCCTATATGGACTACGCCATGAGCGTGATCATCGGGCGAGCGCTGCCCGATGTTCGCGATGGGCTCAAACCGGTGCACCGGCGCATCCTTTTTGCGCAGCATGAGCTGGGCAACCGCTGGAACGCGGCCTACAAAAAGTCGGCGCGTATCGTCGGTGACGTCATCGGTAAGTACCACCCCCACGGCGACTCCTCGGTCTATGACGCGTTGGTGCGTCTGGCCCAGGACTTCAACATGCGCGTGCCGCTTGTCGATGGCCAGGGCAACTTCGGCTCGGTCGACGGCGACCCGGCCGCTGCCATGCGTTATACCGAAGTGCGTATGGCGCGGGTTGCTCAGGAGCTCTTGAGCGACATCGACAAAGAGACCGTCGAGTGGATCCCCAACTACGATGACACCATAGAAGAGCCGGCGGTCCTGCCCACGCGCATCCCGAACCTCCTGATCAACGGCTCCTCCGGCATCGCCGTCGGCATGAGCACAAACATCCCGCCGCATAACCTCGGCGAGGTGATCCGCGGCACGCTGGCGCTGATTGAGAACCCGGAGATCGATGTCGAAGGGTTGATGCAGCACATCCCCGGCCCCGACTTCCCCACCGCCGGCATCATGTACGGCGCACGAGGTCTGCGCGACGCCTACGCCGAGGGCCGCGGCATCATCAAGATGCGCGCCCGCGCGATCATCGAAGAGGATGAGAAGCGCGGCAAGAGCTCCATCGTCGTCACCGAGCTCCCCTACCAGGTCAACAAGGCGCGTCTCATCGAGAAGATCGCCGAGCTGGCCCGCGACAAACGCCTCGAAGGCATCACCGATCTGCGCGATGAGTCTGACCGCGACGGCATGCGCATCGTCATTGAGCTGCGCCGCGACATGATCCCGGCGGTCGTGCTCAACAACCTCTACAAGATGACGGCGATGCAGTCGTCCTTTGGCATCATCATGCTGGCGATCGTTCACGGTCAGCCCCGCATCATGAGCCTCAAAGAGGTGCTCAACCACTTCATCGACTTCCGCCGTGATGTGGTCACCCGCCGCACGATCTATGAGCTGCGCAAGGCCGAAGAGCGCGCCCATATTTTGGAAGGCCTCAAGATCGCGCTCGATCACCTCGATGAGGTCATCGCGCTGATTCGCGCCTCGGCCTCGCCAAACGAAGCGCGCGAGGGGCTGATGAGCCGCTTCGCGCTGAGCGAGCGACAGTCGCAGGCCATCCTGGATATGCGCCTGCAGAAGCTCACCGGTCTGGAGCGCGACAAGATCCTCGAAGAGTTGGCCGAGGTGCTCGCCGAGATCGACCGCCTGCGCGGCATCCTGGCCGACGAGAAGAAGTTGATGGCCGTGATCGTCGGGGAGCTCAACGAGGTGCTCGAAGCCTACGACGATGAGCGTCGCACCGAGATCCTGCACAACGTCACCGAGCTCTCCGATCTCGACCTGATCGCCGAAGAAGACATGGTGGTCACGCTCAGCCACGCCGGCTACATCAAGCGCACCCCGCTGAGCGAGTACCGCGCCCAGCATCGCGGCGGCCGTGGCAAGCGCGGCATGGACACCAAAGACGAAGACTTCGTTACCGACATGTTTGTGGCCTCGACCCACACCAACCTGCTGATCTTCACCTCGGTGGGTAAGGTCTACAAGCTGATGGTTCACGAGCTCCCGCAGGGCTCGCGCACCACGCGCGGCAAGGCCGTGATCAACCTTCTGCCCATCGAGCAGGACGAGAAGATCAAGGCGATCCTGCCCTTCGAGGAGTTTGAGGAGGGGCGCTACATCGTCACCGCCACCCGTCAGGGCGTGATCAAGAAGACCGATCTGATGGCCTACGCCAACGTGCACGCCGGGGGCATCATCGCGCTGGGCTTTAAAGACGATAACGACGAGCTCATCAGCGTGCGCGCCACCGGTGGCGACGATCGCATCTTCCTAGCCAGCAGCGACGGCCAGGCAATCTGCTTCCACGAAGAGGACGTGCGCCCGATGGGGCGCGTGGCCGCCGGCGTCTACGGGATGCGTTTCCGCGAGGGCGACACGCTCGTGGGCATGGACGTGGTCCCCGCAGGCGATGATCACTCCACGATCCTCACCATCACCGAGCGCGGCTATGGCAAGCGCACCGTGCTCGACGAGTACCCGCTGCAGCGTCGCGGGGGCAAAGGGGTGGTCACCATCAAGACCAACGATCGCAACGGCATGCTGGTGGGCATCCGGGTGGTGGACGACACCAATGAGCTGATGATGATCACCGACAAGGGGCAGGTTCTGCGCACCCGCGTCGAGCAGATCTCGACCTACGGACGCAACACTCAGGGCGTGCGCGTGATGAGCCTGGACGACGATGAGCTGGTCGTCTCCATCGCCGCGCTCGTCGCTGAGGATGAGGACGAGGCGCTCGAGGGTGAGGAGCTGGCCGAGGGGGCAGAAGGTGCCGAGATTCAGGGCGATGAGAGCCCCGAGCAGGCCGCCCCGACCGGCGACGATTCCGTGGACGAAGAGCCCGGTGAAGACAGTTAA
- a CDS encoding AtpZ/AtpI family protein produces MASPPEDESRKTTKSPWLVAGAIGALGFEFVGFVLGGAFIGTRLDEHFNTAPVLLLVTMALAMLGAGWHVWKISQRFLKTQGED; encoded by the coding sequence ATGGCCTCTCCACCAGAAGACGAATCGCGTAAGACCACCAAAAGCCCCTGGCTTGTGGCCGGCGCGATCGGAGCCCTGGGTTTTGAGTTTGTCGGTTTTGTACTCGGCGGCGCTTTCATCGGCACTCGCCTCGACGAACACTTCAACACCGCCCCGGTTTTGCTTCTGGTGACGATGGCGCTGGCAATGCTCGGCGCCGGGTGGCACGTCTGGAAGATCTCGCAACGGTTTTTGAAAACACAAGGTGAAGACTGA